ctgtagtaatgatacttaaccaacacaggtctggtcctatgtacaagttaactaagaaatttttgggtccatataaggtaatcgagcttattaaaggtaacaaatacagacttaagaacttgttaacaggagagtatataaatgaacatttagaccacatgaagttagctaaaatgactgttgacgagactgatgaggaagatgacaatgaacttacccagacagatactcctactcggacaccacctcctgtggttgacagaccactggatgttcagcaaccccatactagcaattataatcttagatctagacctctcgtttcaaccgtgcactcaccacacgtccattggctagatgttaacgaggatatctctcaagatgatagtttgtcacatgaagtttcatctgttccggaccttcagtcagagccagagttgtatagtgctctggatgagctaggtgtagatatccgcagaatttataattgattgcactctgcagttattctgtttttttttttcaaaacaatcatttgcagtatttctaccacatgtgtcttattattaccattatatataatgtatagtttttctcaactttattttgttatgaattagatgccattgtcaagtctactaccatttgtatttttacagtgcttgtcataagagttattattgttctagcaaccacattgtggccagtgaatcctgactgctatcacgcagatgttagtcttcttgatccaggtcttgtatatgcttgtaaatatattgcacattatatatattgtacattggtcttgtaaatatattgtatatttcgaaaaaaaaaaaaaaaaaaaaaaaaaaagagaaaaaaaaaaaaattatctatcttgaaattcaattgtggttgttaggtcaaaactttgttctattaatgtaataattgtttaattttgtatggttttcaagcacatgccattgacacatgttaataattttgtttaggcaataccttgagttgtattgttcatatctgatcagtagacatacacatgttcttaatactctgatttaatcaaagcattgttaccatgattttcacctattatgatgaatttttttttggtgcatatatgccgagttgtttgtattacgcacacctgatcttctttcaatgttttattatgcaaatttcacatgtaagccattattgtatgccaccgaggtcctttcagtatcattgtaactatatagctagccagagcttgtcgacaagggacgtcgacttggtagcgtgtccgagcggtgttatactcaaattctgtcagttgaaatgtaaccaatcacaggcgagtaggcctctgacgtcatgccagacagaggagcatcaggcatgctcccagcagcctctgttatcctcacagacccagagtaggtggacctcggctggccagttatacacctgtttgcctcactcaataaatatatacagaagcgactactgtgtctacattcaacccgaacaaggcaaacgaatatggctcctgatggtagtgtggctcctactggtagtgtgaTGGTTCTTGCTGGTAGTGTAGTTGCTCCTGCTGCTAGTGTGGCTCCTGCAGGTAGTGTGACGGCTCCtgcaggtagtgtggtggatcctgctggtagtgtggcctctgctggtagtgtgactcctactggtagtgtggctcctgctggtagtgtggctcctgctagtaGTGTGGCTCCTTCTGGCAGTGTGGCTCCTgcttgtagtgtggtggttcctgctggtagtgtggctcatgctggtagtgtggctcctgctagtaGTGGGGCTCttgctggaagtgtggtggctcctgctggtagtgtggctcctgatgGAAGTGTGACGGCTccttctggtagtgtggtggatcctgctggtagtgtggatcctgctggtagtgtggctcctgctggtagagtgactcctgctggtagtgtggctcctgctggtagtgtgactcCTACTGGTAgtttggctcctgctggtagtgtggctcctgctggtagtgtgggtcctgctggtagtgtggctcctgctggtagtgtgggtcCTGCTGgtattgtggctcctgctggtagtgtgggtcctgctggtagtgtggctcctgcttgtagtgtggtgtctcctgctggtagtgtggctcatgctggtagtgtggctcctgctagtaGTGTGGGTCTTGCTGGAAGTGTggttgctcctgctggtagtgtggctcctgataGTAGTGTGATGGCTccttctggtagtgtggtggatcctgctggtagtttggatcctgctggtagtgtggctcctgctggaagtgtggtggatcctgctggtagtgtaactgctgctggtagtgtaactcctgctggtagtgtggctcctactggtagtgtggtggctcctgctggtagtgtagtggctccttctgttagtgtggctcctgctggtaatgtggtggctcctgctggtagtgtggtggctcctgctagtagtgtgatggctcctgctggtagtgggcctcctgctggtagtgtggtggcacctgctggtagtgtagtggctcctgctggtagtgtcgctcctgctggtagtgtggtggctcctgctggtagtgtggctcctgctggtaatgtggtggctcctgctggaagtgtggtggctcctgctggtaatgtggctgttgctggtagtgtggctcctgctggtattgtggtggctcctgctggtagtgtagctcctgctggtaatgtggtggctcctgctggtagtgtggtacgtggcttctgctggtaaggtggtggctcctgctggaagtgagGTGGCTCCTCCTTGtaatgtggctcctgctggtagtgtggtggctcctgctggcagtgtggtggctcctgctggtagtgtggctcctgctggtaatgtggtggctcctgctggaagtgtggtggctcctgctggtagtgtggtggctcctgctggtaatgtggtggctcttgcttgtagtgtggtggctcctgctgctaGTGTGGTGACTCCTGCTAGTAGTGGGGCTCCTGCTGGTAACGTGgtagctcctgctggtagtgtggtggctcctgctggtagtatgGTGGCTCCTtcttgtagtgtggtggctcctgctggtagtgtggctcgtgctggtagtgtggtggctcctgctggtagtgtcgctcctgctggtagtgtggtggctcctgctggtagtgtggctcctgctggtaatgtggtggctcctgctggaagtgtgggggctcctgctggtaatgtggctcttgctggtagtgtggctcctgctggtagtgtggtggctcctgctggtagtgtggtggctcctgctggtagtgtagctcctgctggtaatgtggtggctgctgctggtagtgtggtggcttctgctggtaatgtggtggctcctgctggaagtatggtggctcctgctggtaatgtggctcctgctggtagtgtggctcctgctgggagtgtggtggctcctgctggcagtgtggtggctcctgctggtagtgtggctcctgctggtaatgtggtggctcctgctggtagtgtggctcctgctggtagtgtggtggctcctgctggtaatgtggtggctcctgcttgtagtgtggtggctcctgctgctagtttggtggctcctgctggtagtgtggctcctgctggtagtgtggtggctcctgctggtagtgtggtggctcctgctggtagtatgGTGGCTCCTtcctgtagtgtggtggctcctgctggtagtgtggctattgctcgtagtgtggtggctccagatggtagtgtggtggctcctgctggcagtgtggtggctcctgctggtagtgtggtggctaatGCTGGTAATGTTGCtcctgttggtagtgtggtggctcctgctggtagtgtggctcctgctagtaGTGTGGGGTttcttgctggtagtgtggtggctcctgctggtagtgtggtggctcctgctggtagtgtggtgactcttgctggtagtgtggtccctgctggtagtgtggtggcttctgctgttagtatggctcctgctggtagtgtggtggctcttgctgatcgtgtggtggctcctgctggtagtgtagctcctgctggtggagtggtggctcctgctggtagtgtagtggctcctgctggtagcgtggctcctgctggtagtgtggctcctgctggtagtgtgatggctcctgcttgtagtgtggtggctcctgctagtagtgtggctcctgctggtaatgtggctcttgctggtagtgtggaggctcttcctggtagtgtggctcctgctggtagtgcgatggctcctgctggtagtgtggtagatcctgctggtagtgtggctcctgctggtagtgtggctcctgctggtagtgtgactcctactggtagtgtgactcctactggtagtgtggctcctgctggtagtgtggctcctgctggtagtgtggctcctattggtagtgtgatggctcatgctggtagtgtggtggctcctgctggtagtgtggctcctgctggtagtgtggctcctgctggtagtgtggctcatgttggtagtgtggtggctcctactggtagtgtggcacctgctggtagtgtggcttctGCTGTTAGTGTGACTCCTACTGGTAGTGtaatggctcctgctggtagtgtggtggatcctgctggtagtgtgactcctgctggtagtgtggctactgctggtagtgtggtggctcttgctgatagtgtggtggctcctgctaatagtgtggctcctgctggtagtgtggtggctcctgctggtagtgtagtggctcctgctggtaatgtggctcctgctggtagtgtggctcctactgGAAGTGTGGCTCCAGCTGGTAGCggatggctcctgctggtagtgaggtggctcctgctggtagtgtggctcctgctggtagtgtggctcctgcttttagtgtggctcctgctggtagtgtggctcttgctggtagtATGGTGGCTCTTgcaggtagtgtggctcctgctggtagtgtgatgtctcctgctggtagtgtggtagatcctgctggtagtgtggctcctgctgatagtgtggtggctcctgctggtagtgtggctcctgctggtaatgtggtggctcctgctgatagtgtggtggctcctgctggtagtgtggctcctgatggtagtgtggtggcttctgctggtaatgtggtggctcctgatggtagtgtggtggctcctgctggtagtgtggatcctgctggtagtgtggtggctcttgctgctaatatggtggctcctgctggtagtgtggttcctgctggtagtgtggctcctgctggtagtttggctcctgctggtagtgtgctggctcctgctggtaatgtggtggcttctgctggtagtgtggctcctgctggtagtgcggtggctcctgctggtattgtggtggctcctgctggtagtatggtggcttctgctggtagtgtggctcctgcttgtagtgtggctcctgctggtagtgtggctcctactggtagtgtggtggctcctgctggtagtgtggcccatgctcgtagtgtggtggctcctgctggtaatgtagtggctttttctggtagtgtggctcctgctggtagtgtcgtgGCTTCtgttggtagtgtggctcctgctggtaatgtggtggcttcggctggtagtgtggtggctcctactgATAGTGTAactcctactggtagtgtggctcctgctggtagtgtggctcctgctggtagtgtggctcctgctggtagtgtggcttctattggtagtgtgatggctcctgctggtagtgtggtggctcctgctggtagtgtggctcttgctggtagtgtggctcctgctggtagtgtggctcatgttggtagtgtggtggctcctgctggtagtgtggctcctgctggtagtgtggctcctgctgttagTGTGACTCCTACTGGTTGTgtgatggctcctgctggtagtgtggtggatcctgctggtattgtggctcctgctggtagtgttgctcctgctggtagtgtggcttctgctggtagtgtggtggctcttgctgatagtgtggtggctcctgctggtagtgtggcttctgctggtagtgtggtggctcctgctggtagtgtagtggctcctgctggtaatgtggctcttgctggtagtgtggcttctactgctagtgtggctcctgctggtagcggatggctcctcctggtagtgtggtggctcctgctggtagtgtggcttctgctggtagtgtggctcctgcttttagtgtggctcctgctggtagtgtggctcctgctggtagtgtggtggctcctgctggtagtgtggctcctgctggtaatgtggtggctcctgctggtaatgtggtggctcctgctggtagtgtggtggctcctgctggtagtgaggatcctgatggtagtgtggtggcttctgctggtaatgtggtggctcctgatggtagtgtggtggctcctgctggtagtgtggatcctgctggtagtgtggtggctcttgctgctaatatggtggctcctgctggtagtgtggttcctgctggtagtgtggctcctgctggtagtttggctcctgctggtagtgtgctggctcctgctggtaatatggtggcttctgctggtagtgtggctcctgctggtagtgcggtggctcctgctggtattgtggtggctcctgctggtagtatggtggcttttgctggtagtgtggctcctgcttgtagtgtggctcctgctggtagtgtggctcctactggtagtgtggtggctcctgctggtagtgtggcccatgctcgtagtgtggtggctcctgctggtaatgtagtggctttttctggtagtgtggctcctgctggtagtgtcgtaACTACtgttggtagtgtggctcctgctggtaatgtggtggcttcggctggtagtgtggtggctcctactgATAGTGTAactcctactggtagtgtggctcctgctggtagtgtggctcctgctggtagtgtggctcctgctggtagtgtggcttctattggtagtgtgatggctcctgcaggtagtgtggtggctcctgctggtagtgtggctcttgctggtagtgtggctcctgctggtagtgtggctcatgttggtagtgtggtggctcctgctggtagtgtggctcctgctggtagtgtggctcctgctgttagtgtgactcctactggtagtgtgatggctcctgctggtagtgtggtggatcctgctggtattgtggctcctgctggtagtgttgctcctgctggtagtgtggcttctgctggtagtgtggtggctcttgctgatagtgtggtggctcctgctggtagtgtggcttctgctggtagtgtggtggctcctgctggtagtgtagtggctcctgctggtaatgtggctcttgctggtagtgtggcttctactgctagtgtggctcctgctggtagcggatggctcctcctggtagtgtgttggctcctgctggtagtgtggcttctgctggtagtgtggctcctgcttttagtgtggctcctgctggtagtgtggctcctgctggtagtgtggtggctcctgctggtagtgtggctcctgctggtaatgtggtggctcctgctggtagtgtggtggctcctgctggtagtgtggctcctgatggtagtgtggtggcttctgctggtaatgtggtggctcctgatggtagtgtggtggctcctgctggtagtgtgactcctgctggtagtgtggtggctcctgctgctaatatggaggctcctgctggttgtgtggctcctgctggtaatgtggctcctgctggtagtttggctcctgctggtagtgtgctggctcctgctggtaatgtggtggtttCTGCTggaagtgtggctcctgctggtagtgcggtggctcctgctggtattgtggtggctcctgctggtagtatggtggcttctgctggtagtgtgactcctgcttgtagtgtggctcctgctattagtgtggctcctactggtagtgtggtggctcctgctggtagtgtggcccatgctcgtagtgtggtggctcctgctggtagtgtagtggctttttctggtagtgtggctcctgctggtagtgtggtggctcctgctggtagtaagTCTCcttctggtaatgtggtggcttctgctggtagtgtggtggctcctgcttgtagtatagctcctgctggtagtgtggctcctgctagtagtgttgctcctgctggtagtgtggtggctcctgctggtagtgtggtggctcttgctggtagtgtggtggctcctgctggtagtgtagctcctgctagtagtgtggtggctccggcTGGTAGTATggatcctgctggtaatgtggtggctcctgctggtagtgtggctcctgctggtaatgtggtggctcctgctggtagtgtggctcctgctggtagtgtggtggctcctgctggtagtgtggctcttgctggtaatgtggtggctcctgctggtagtgtggtggaatcctgctagtagtgtggctcctgctggtagtgttgctCCTGCTATTAGTGTcacggctcctgctggtagtgtggtggatcctgctggtagtgtggctcctgctggtactgtggctcctgctggtagtgtggctcctgctggtagtgtgactcctactggtagtgtggctcctgctggtagtgtggttcctgctggtagtgtggctccaatTGGTAGTGTGATGGCTCTTGCTTgttgtgtggtggctcctgctggtagtgtggctcatgctggtagtgtggctcctgatggtagtgtggctcttgctggaagtgtggttgctcctgctggtagtgtggctcctgctggtagtgtgatggctccttctggtagtgtggtggctcctgcttgtagtgtggctcctgctggtagtgtggctcctgctggtagtgtgactcctaatcgtagtgtggctcctgctggtagtgtgactcCTGCTGGTATTGtaactcctgctggtagtgtggctcctgctggtagtgtggctcctgctgggagTTTGGCTCCGGCTGGTAGTgtgctggctcctgctggtaatgtggtggcttctgctggtagtgtgatggctcctgctggtagtgtggtggctcctgctggtagtgtggctcttgctggtagtgtggctcctgctggtagtgtggctcatgttggtagtgtggtggctcctgctggtagtgtggctcctgctggtagtgtggctcctgctgttagtgtgactcctactggtagtgtgatggctcctgctggtagtgtggtggctcctgctggtagtgtggtggctcctgctggtagtgtggctcctgctggtaatgtggtggctcctgctggtagtgtggtggctcctgctggtagtgtggctcctgatggtagtgtggtgccttctgctggtaatgtggtggctcctgatggtagtgtggtggctcctgctggtagtgtgactcctgctggtagtgtggtggctcctgctgctaatatggtggctcctgctggttgtgtggctcctgctggtagtgtggctcctgctgatagtttggctcctgctggtagtgtgctggctcctgctggtaatgtggtggcttctgctggtagtgtggctcctgctggtagtgcggtggctcctgctggtattgtggtggctcctgctggtagtatggcgcttctgctggtagtgtggctcctgcttgtagtgtggctcctgctattaGTGTGGCTCCTACTGGTTGTGTGgtcgctcctgctggtagtgtggcccatgctcgtagtgtggtggctcctgctggtagtgtagtggctttttctggtagtgtggctcctgctggtagtgtggtggctcctgcttgtagtatggctcctgctggtagtgtggctcctgctagtagtgttgctcctgctggtagtgtggtggctcctgctggtagtgtggtggctcttgctggtagtgtggtggctcctgctggtagtgtagctcctgctagtagtgtggtggctccggcTGGTAGTATGGattctgctggtaatgtggtggctcctgctggtagtgtggctcctgctggtaatgtggtggctcctgctggtagtgtggctcctgctggtagtgtggtggctcctgctggtagtgtggctcttgctggtaatgtggtggctcctgctggtagtgtggtggactcctgctagtagtgtggctcctgctggtagtgttgctCCTGCTATTAGTGTCACGGCTCCTGCTGATAGTGTGGtggatcctgctggtagtgtggctcctgctggtactgtggctcctgctggtagtgtggctcctgctggtagtgtgactcctactggtagtgtggctcctgctggtagtgtagttcctgctggtagtgtagttcctgctggaagtgtggctccaattggtagtgtgatggctcttgcttgtagtgtggtggctcctgctggtagtgtggctcatgctggtagtgtggctcctgatggtagtgtggctcttgctggaagtgtggttgctcctgctggtagtgtggctcctgctggtagtgtgatggctccttctggtagtgtggtggatcctgcttgtagtgtggctcctgctggtagtgtggctcctgctggtagtgtgactcctaatcgtagtgtggctcctgctggtagtgtgactcctgctggtagtgtaactcctgctggtagtgtggctcctgctggtagtgtggctcctgctgggagTTTGGCTCCGGCTGGTAGTgtgctg
This genomic window from Procambarus clarkii isolate CNS0578487 chromosome 85, FALCON_Pclarkii_2.0, whole genome shotgun sequence contains:
- the LOC138358654 gene encoding uncharacterized protein, giving the protein MAPDGSVAPTGSVMVLAGSVVAPAASVAPAGSVTAPAGSVVDPAGSVASAGSVTPTGSVAPAGSVAPASSVAPSGSVAPACSVVVPAGSVAHAGSVAPASSGALAGSVVAPAGSVAPDGSVTAPSGSVVDPAGSVDPAGSVAPAGRVTPAGSVAPAGSVTPTGSLAPAGSVAPAGSVGPAGSVAPAGSVGPAGIVAPAGSVGPAGSVAPACSVVSPAGSVAHAGSVAPASSVGLAGSVVAPAGSVAPDSSVMAPSGSVVDPAGSLDPAGSVAPAGRF